The Mytilus galloprovincialis chromosome 2, xbMytGall1.hap1.1, whole genome shotgun sequence genome has a window encoding:
- the LOC143062207 gene encoding thiamine biosynthesis multifunctional protein ThiED-like isoform X2 encodes MSEMFIIFQFLLGISLGFSETVNFENVQEVSIHSINRKSDVIGTKQTPECLHFDSSSSGNIDSFKGFGRRNAQAVVSDNLSHWLWHKSESSRMWALNSTFVTGVKYGTLHPTSFGIYMLQDAVFCLEISKSLEVAANKQSDGPLKAFLEHKVKSYKRCADNLFAKWHIRNASTIVVGPECQGYIDNHVNATRDEDPIYAVVASIPCERLWPWLGQVLNSQDHHFGAYTDWVRDDFDHTDDGYKKLEAFVNDYYSRGKLDKNKALHYYSESMEWEAAFFDSIPA; translated from the exons ATGAgtgaaatgtttataattttcCAATTTTTACTTGGTATTTCTCTAGGATTTTCTGAAACAG TTAACTTTGAAAATGTCCAAGAGGTGTCCATACATTCTATTAACAGAAAATCGGACGTCATAGGGactaaacaaacacctgaatgtTTACATTTCGACTCGAGTTCATCAGGAAATATCGACAGCTTTAAAG GTTTTGGAAGAAGAAATGCACAAGCGGTAGTATCAG ACAACCTAAGTCACTGGTTGTGGCACAAATCTGAAAGTTCAAGAATGTGGGCACTGAACTCAACGTTTGTGACAGGTGTGAAGTATGGAACACTTCACCCAACATCTTTTG gTATTTATATGCTGCAAGATGCAGTGTTTTGTCTCGAAATATCTAAATCATTAGAGGTGGCTGCCAATAAACAAAGTGATGGACCACTAAAGGCTTTTCTTGAACACAAAGTAAAATCTTATAAGAG GTGTGCTGACAATTTGTTTGCAAAATGGCACATTCGAAATGCATCAACTATCGTTGTCGGACCAGAATGTCAAGGATACATAGATAATCATGTCAATGCTACAAGGGATGAGGATCCTATCTATGCTGTTGTAGCTTCAATTCCATGTGAACGTCTATGGCCTTGGTTGGGACAGGTATTGAATTCACAAGAT CATCACTTTGGAGCTTATACAGACTGGGTGAGAGATGATTTTGATCATACGGATGACGGCTACAAGAAATTAGAAGCCTTTGTGAATGATTACTATTCTAGAGGCAAACTCGACAAGAATAAAGCTTTACACTACTACTCGGAGAGTATGGAGTGGGAGGCTGCATTTTTTGATTCCATACCAGCATAA
- the LOC143062207 gene encoding thiamine biosynthesis multifunctional protein ThiED-like isoform X1 encodes MSEMFIIFQFLLGISLGFSETVNFENVQEVSIHSINRKSDVIGTKQTPECLHFDSSSSGNIDSFKGFGRRNAQAVVSGGQCSHNLSHWLWHKSESSRMWALNSTFVTGVKYGTLHPTSFGIYMLQDAVFCLEISKSLEVAANKQSDGPLKAFLEHKVKSYKRCADNLFAKWHIRNASTIVVGPECQGYIDNHVNATRDEDPIYAVVASIPCERLWPWLGQVLNSQDHHFGAYTDWVRDDFDHTDDGYKKLEAFVNDYYSRGKLDKNKALHYYSESMEWEAAFFDSIPA; translated from the exons ATGAgtgaaatgtttataattttcCAATTTTTACTTGGTATTTCTCTAGGATTTTCTGAAACAG TTAACTTTGAAAATGTCCAAGAGGTGTCCATACATTCTATTAACAGAAAATCGGACGTCATAGGGactaaacaaacacctgaatgtTTACATTTCGACTCGAGTTCATCAGGAAATATCGACAGCTTTAAAG GTTTTGGAAGAAGAAATGCACAAGCGGTAGTATCAG GAGGCCAGTGTTCCC ACAACCTAAGTCACTGGTTGTGGCACAAATCTGAAAGTTCAAGAATGTGGGCACTGAACTCAACGTTTGTGACAGGTGTGAAGTATGGAACACTTCACCCAACATCTTTTG gTATTTATATGCTGCAAGATGCAGTGTTTTGTCTCGAAATATCTAAATCATTAGAGGTGGCTGCCAATAAACAAAGTGATGGACCACTAAAGGCTTTTCTTGAACACAAAGTAAAATCTTATAAGAG GTGTGCTGACAATTTGTTTGCAAAATGGCACATTCGAAATGCATCAACTATCGTTGTCGGACCAGAATGTCAAGGATACATAGATAATCATGTCAATGCTACAAGGGATGAGGATCCTATCTATGCTGTTGTAGCTTCAATTCCATGTGAACGTCTATGGCCTTGGTTGGGACAGGTATTGAATTCACAAGAT CATCACTTTGGAGCTTATACAGACTGGGTGAGAGATGATTTTGATCATACGGATGACGGCTACAAGAAATTAGAAGCCTTTGTGAATGATTACTATTCTAGAGGCAAACTCGACAAGAATAAAGCTTTACACTACTACTCGGAGAGTATGGAGTGGGAGGCTGCATTTTTTGATTCCATACCAGCATAA